A genomic region of Alkalispirillum mobile contains the following coding sequences:
- a CDS encoding 2-oxoglutarate dehydrogenase E1 component, giving the protein MNGLFQRLQQTSYLNGANSTFIEDMYEEYLRDPNGIDPEWRGYFRALADGGVQDVPHGPVREEFARLARTPGTTRVAVPAMTPDAAEKQAAVLRLINAYRFRGHQLADVDPLNLRAKPEVQDLDPAYHGLTEADMGEEFNTGSLFAPDRMPLRRIIELLQQVYAGPIGSEYMHITDTDQKRWIQERLESSRAQADLPADRRKAILERLTAAEGIEKYLHSKYVGQKRFSLEGGESLIPMLDDLIQDAGKQGVREVVLGMAHRGRLNVLINIMGKSPKDLFAEFEGKKPSDINGSGDVKYHMGFSSDIQTPGGALHVAMAFNPSHLEIVNPVVEGSARARMHRRRDQVGAEVMPVLIHGDAAFAGQGVVMETFQLSQARGFYTGGTVHIVINNQIGFTTSNPLDTRSTVYCTEVAKMIQAPIFHVNGDDPDAVAFVTQLALDYRQAFNRDVIIDVVCYRRHGHNEADEPSATQPVMYQKIKGRPTTRQLYAQRLEQEGVLAADEAKDFTQVYRDKLDAGEIVARGILTGVRNDYAVDWSPYIGTQWNDPVDTALPLDTLRELQGLLDKLPEGFELNNRVGAIMENRRKMAAGALALDWGFAETMAYASLLRQGYKVRLVGQDSGRGTFFHRHAVLHNAQDGSSFIPLKDVTTDQNDFVVIDSLLSEEAVMGFEYGYATADPQTMVIWEGQFGDFANGAQVVIDQFISSGESKWGRLCGLTLYLPHGYEGQGPEHSSARLERYLQLCAEHNMQVVVPSTPAQFFHMIRRQMMRPYRKPLVVMTPKSLLRHKLSTSSLEDLSEGRFQPVIDDPDGVTASKVKRVVLCSGKVFYDLLDARRKAEQEDVAIVRIEQLYPFPEDALAELLRDRYGKAKEVVWCQEEPKNQGAWYSSNHHFRACMKSGQSIGYAGRQASASPAVGSAKVHHEQQRALVDHALNQPLSE; this is encoded by the coding sequence ATGAACGGTCTTTTCCAGAGACTTCAGCAGACGTCGTACCTCAATGGGGCCAACAGCACCTTTATTGAGGACATGTACGAGGAGTATCTGCGCGATCCCAACGGCATCGACCCGGAGTGGCGTGGCTATTTTCGCGCGCTAGCCGATGGCGGGGTGCAGGATGTCCCCCACGGTCCGGTCCGCGAAGAGTTTGCGCGCCTGGCGCGCACCCCCGGCACCACCCGTGTGGCCGTGCCGGCGATGACGCCGGATGCGGCCGAGAAGCAGGCCGCGGTGCTGCGTTTGATCAACGCGTACCGTTTCCGCGGTCACCAGCTGGCGGATGTGGACCCGCTGAACCTGCGTGCCAAGCCCGAGGTGCAGGACCTGGACCCTGCCTACCACGGGCTCACCGAGGCGGACATGGGAGAGGAGTTCAATACGGGCTCCCTGTTCGCCCCGGACCGCATGCCGCTGCGCCGCATCATCGAACTGCTGCAGCAGGTGTACGCCGGCCCCATCGGCTCGGAGTACATGCACATCACCGACACCGACCAGAAGCGCTGGATCCAGGAGCGCCTGGAGTCCAGCCGGGCGCAGGCGGACCTCCCCGCTGACCGGCGTAAGGCTATTCTCGAGCGGCTCACCGCGGCCGAGGGGATCGAGAAGTACCTGCACTCCAAGTACGTCGGCCAGAAGCGCTTCTCTCTGGAGGGGGGCGAGTCGCTGATCCCGATGCTGGACGACCTGATTCAGGACGCCGGCAAGCAGGGGGTCCGCGAGGTGGTGCTGGGCATGGCGCACCGCGGCCGCCTGAACGTGCTCATCAACATCATGGGCAAGTCGCCCAAGGACCTGTTCGCGGAGTTCGAGGGCAAGAAGCCCTCCGACATCAACGGCTCCGGTGACGTGAAGTACCACATGGGCTTCTCCAGCGACATCCAGACGCCGGGCGGCGCGCTGCATGTGGCCATGGCCTTTAACCCCTCCCACCTGGAGATTGTCAATCCGGTGGTGGAGGGTTCCGCACGGGCCCGGATGCATCGCCGTCGCGACCAGGTGGGTGCCGAAGTGATGCCGGTACTGATCCACGGCGATGCCGCCTTCGCCGGCCAGGGCGTGGTCATGGAGACCTTCCAGCTCTCCCAGGCCCGCGGCTTTTACACCGGCGGCACGGTGCACATCGTCATCAACAACCAGATCGGGTTCACCACCTCCAACCCGCTGGACACCCGCTCCACGGTGTACTGCACCGAGGTGGCGAAGATGATCCAGGCGCCGATCTTCCACGTGAACGGTGACGACCCCGACGCCGTGGCCTTCGTCACCCAGCTGGCGCTGGACTACCGCCAGGCCTTCAACCGTGACGTGATCATCGACGTGGTTTGCTACCGCCGGCACGGTCACAACGAGGCGGACGAGCCCTCGGCCACCCAGCCGGTCATGTACCAGAAGATCAAGGGCCGCCCGACCACCCGCCAGCTCTACGCCCAGCGCCTGGAGCAGGAGGGGGTGCTCGCCGCCGACGAGGCCAAGGACTTCACCCAGGTCTACCGCGATAAGCTGGACGCCGGCGAGATTGTGGCCCGCGGCATCCTCACGGGGGTACGTAACGACTACGCGGTGGACTGGAGTCCCTATATCGGTACCCAGTGGAACGACCCGGTGGACACGGCCCTGCCGCTGGACACCCTGCGCGAGCTCCAAGGGCTGCTGGACAAGCTGCCCGAGGGCTTCGAGCTCAACAACCGCGTCGGGGCCATCATGGAAAACCGCCGCAAGATGGCGGCCGGCGCCCTGGCCCTGGACTGGGGCTTCGCCGAGACCATGGCCTATGCCAGCCTGCTCCGGCAGGGCTACAAGGTACGCCTGGTGGGGCAGGACTCCGGTCGGGGCACCTTCTTCCACCGCCATGCGGTGCTGCATAACGCGCAGGACGGCTCCAGCTTCATCCCGCTGAAGGACGTGACCACCGACCAGAACGACTTCGTGGTCATCGACTCGCTGCTCTCAGAAGAGGCAGTCATGGGCTTCGAGTACGGTTACGCCACCGCGGATCCGCAAACCATGGTGATCTGGGAGGGGCAGTTCGGTGACTTCGCCAACGGTGCCCAGGTGGTCATCGACCAGTTCATCAGTTCCGGCGAGTCCAAGTGGGGCCGGCTCTGCGGCCTGACGCTCTATCTGCCGCACGGTTACGAAGGCCAGGGGCCGGAGCACTCCTCCGCGCGCCTGGAGCGCTACCTGCAACTCTGCGCCGAGCACAACATGCAGGTGGTGGTGCCCTCCACCCCCGCCCAGTTCTTCCACATGATCCGCCGGCAGATGATGCGGCCCTACCGCAAGCCGCTGGTGGTCATGACGCCGAAGAGCCTGCTGCGTCACAAGCTGTCCACCTCTTCCCTGGAGGACCTCTCCGAGGGCCGCTTCCAGCCGGTGATCGACGACCCGGACGGCGTGACCGCCAGCAAGGTCAAGCGGGTGGTGCTGTGCAGCGGCAAGGTCTTCTACGATCTGCTGGATGCCCGCCGTAAGGCCGAGCAGGAGGACGTCGCTATCGTCCGGATCGAGCAGCTCTACCCCTTCCCGGAGGATGCCCTGGCAGAGTTGCTGCGCGACCGCTATGGCAAGGCCAAGGAGGTGGTCTGGTGCCAGGAGGAGCCCAAGAACCAGGGCGCCTGGTACTCCAGCAACCACCACTTCCGCGCCTGCATGAAGAGTGGCCAGTCGATCGGTTATGCCGGCCGTCAGGCCTCCGCCTCTCCGGCTGTTGGCTCCGCCAAGGTGCACCACGAGCAGCAGCGTGCCCTGGTGGACCACGCCCTCAACCAGCCGCTGAGCGAGTAA
- the odhB gene encoding 2-oxoglutarate dehydrogenase complex dihydrolipoyllysine-residue succinyltransferase: MSIEVKVPPLPESVSEATIVAWHKQPGDAVSRDENLVDLETDKVVLEVPAPADGVMGELIKNEGDTVTADEVLGKLEEGAAPAKPAAEPAQEAAPAAEQAAPAAPAEKPAAASGASSKDLAELPPAARRLVEENDLDPKQIPGTGRDGRITKEDVVRFMKGETQPAQQPAAAPQQPAAAAAPQVSADATERPEKRVPMTRLRQRIAERLVEAQQTAAMLTTFNEVNMQPVMQTRTQYKDKFEKTHGIKLGFMSFFVKAAVEALKRYPAVNASIDGKDIMYHGYYDIGIAVSSPRGLVVPVLRDADQMSFAEIEAKIAEFGQKARDGKLSMEELTGGTFTITNGGIFGSLLSTPILNPPQSGIMGMHKIQERPMVENGEVVVRPMMYLAHSYDHRIIDGREAVQFLVTIKECLEDPTRLLLEV; encoded by the coding sequence ATGAGCATCGAAGTCAAAGTGCCGCCGCTACCGGAGTCCGTTTCCGAAGCCACCATCGTGGCCTGGCACAAGCAGCCGGGGGACGCCGTATCCCGGGATGAGAACCTGGTGGACCTGGAGACCGACAAGGTCGTGCTAGAGGTTCCGGCCCCGGCCGACGGCGTGATGGGCGAGCTGATCAAGAACGAGGGTGACACTGTCACCGCGGACGAGGTGCTGGGCAAGCTGGAGGAGGGCGCTGCCCCCGCCAAACCGGCTGCCGAGCCCGCCCAGGAGGCCGCCCCGGCAGCCGAGCAGGCCGCCCCCGCCGCACCGGCGGAGAAGCCCGCCGCGGCTTCCGGCGCCTCCAGTAAAGATCTGGCCGAGCTGCCCCCTGCCGCCCGCCGCCTGGTGGAGGAGAACGACCTGGATCCGAAACAGATCCCGGGCACCGGGCGCGACGGTCGGATCACCAAGGAGGACGTGGTCCGCTTCATGAAGGGCGAGACCCAGCCGGCGCAGCAGCCCGCTGCCGCCCCGCAGCAGCCGGCGGCTGCCGCGGCACCGCAGGTGTCCGCGGATGCCACCGAGCGCCCCGAGAAGCGCGTCCCCATGACCCGCCTGCGTCAGCGCATCGCTGAGCGGCTGGTCGAGGCACAGCAGACCGCTGCCATGCTCACCACCTTCAACGAGGTGAACATGCAGCCGGTGATGCAGACGCGCACCCAGTACAAGGACAAGTTCGAGAAGACCCACGGTATCAAGCTGGGCTTCATGTCCTTTTTCGTGAAGGCCGCCGTCGAGGCGCTGAAGCGCTATCCTGCCGTCAACGCCTCCATCGACGGCAAGGACATCATGTACCACGGCTATTACGACATTGGGATTGCCGTGTCCTCCCCCCGTGGCCTGGTGGTGCCGGTGCTGCGTGACGCCGACCAGATGAGCTTCGCCGAGATCGAGGCCAAGATTGCCGAGTTCGGTCAGAAGGCCCGCGACGGCAAACTCTCCATGGAGGAGCTGACCGGCGGCACATTCACGATCACCAACGGCGGTATCTTCGGTTCCCTGTTGTCCACCCCGATCCTGAACCCGCCGCAGAGCGGCATCATGGGCATGCACAAGATCCAGGAGCGCCCGATGGTAGAGAACGGCGAAGTGGTGGTGCGCCCCATGATGTACCTGGCGCATTCCTACGATCACCGTATCATCGACGGGCGCGAGGCCGTGCAGTTCCTGGTGACCATCAAGGAATGCCTGGAGGATCCGACCCGGCTGCTGCTGGAAGTCTGA
- the lpdA gene encoding dihydrolipoyl dehydrogenase: MANSYDVIVIGAGPAGYVAAIRCAQLGMTTALIDEFRYKDGKPQPGGTCLNVGCIPSKALLDSSEHYHKAREELQVHGITAKDVSIDVKKMIERKDKVVRDLTGGIHQLLKANKIDFKTGHGKLTSNSTVEFTPHEGAAEELKGEYIILATGSKPIDISAAPADEKSILTSNGALDMEEVPKRLGVIGAGVIGLEMGSVWNRLGSKVVLLEAQDEFLAPVDRQVSRMAQKAFKDQGLDIRLGCRVTDTKVGKQVSVHYEDKDGKHNMQVDKLIVSVGRRPNTDGLAADDVDLLLDERGFVHVDDECRTNLPNVYAVGDVVRGPMLAHKGSEEGVMVAELIAGHPGHINYDTIPWVIYTHPEIAWVGRTETQLKSAGIPYKSGTFNFAATGRARAMEESVGMVKVISHAETDRILGVHMVGASASELIAEAVVAMEFAGSAEDLARIIHAHPTLSEAVHEAALSVSKRAIHKAN; the protein is encoded by the coding sequence ATGGCGAATAGTTACGACGTGATCGTCATCGGTGCCGGGCCTGCCGGCTACGTGGCGGCCATCCGCTGCGCGCAGTTGGGCATGACGACTGCGCTGATCGACGAATTCCGTTACAAGGACGGTAAGCCGCAACCCGGGGGGACTTGCCTGAACGTGGGCTGCATCCCTTCCAAGGCGCTGCTCGACTCCTCCGAGCACTACCACAAGGCCAGGGAAGAGCTGCAGGTGCATGGCATCACGGCCAAGGATGTCAGCATCGATGTCAAGAAGATGATCGAGCGCAAGGACAAGGTGGTGCGTGATCTCACCGGCGGGATCCACCAGCTGCTCAAGGCGAACAAGATCGACTTCAAGACCGGCCACGGCAAGCTCACCTCCAACAGCACCGTCGAGTTCACCCCGCACGAGGGGGCGGCCGAGGAGCTGAAGGGCGAGTACATCATCCTGGCCACCGGGTCCAAGCCCATCGATATCAGCGCCGCGCCCGCGGACGAGAAGTCCATCCTCACCTCCAACGGTGCGCTGGACATGGAAGAGGTGCCCAAGCGCCTGGGCGTCATCGGCGCTGGTGTCATCGGGCTGGAGATGGGCTCGGTGTGGAACCGGCTGGGGTCCAAGGTGGTGCTGCTGGAGGCCCAGGACGAGTTCCTTGCCCCGGTGGACCGCCAGGTATCCCGCATGGCCCAGAAGGCCTTCAAGGACCAGGGGCTGGACATCCGCCTCGGGTGCCGCGTGACCGACACCAAGGTGGGCAAACAGGTCTCCGTCCACTACGAGGACAAGGACGGCAAGCACAACATGCAGGTGGACAAGCTGATCGTCTCGGTGGGCCGCCGGCCCAACACCGACGGGCTGGCCGCCGACGACGTCGACCTGCTGCTGGACGAGCGCGGCTTTGTGCACGTGGACGACGAGTGCCGCACCAACCTGCCGAACGTCTACGCCGTGGGTGACGTGGTGCGCGGCCCGATGCTGGCCCACAAGGGGTCGGAAGAGGGCGTCATGGTGGCCGAGCTGATCGCCGGCCATCCGGGGCACATTAACTACGACACCATCCCATGGGTCATCTACACCCATCCGGAGATCGCCTGGGTGGGCAGGACCGAGACGCAATTGAAGAGCGCCGGCATCCCCTACAAGTCCGGTACCTTCAACTTCGCCGCCACCGGCCGGGCGCGTGCCATGGAGGAGTCGGTGGGGATGGTCAAGGTGATCTCCCATGCGGAGACCGACCGGATCCTCGGTGTGCACATGGTGGGGGCATCCGCCTCCGAGCTGATCGCCGAGGCCGTGGTGGCCATGGAGTTTGCCGGTTCTGCCGAGGACCTGGCCCGCATCATCCACGCGCACCCGACCCTGTCGGAGGCTGTGCACGAGGCGGCGCTGTCCGTCTCCAAGCGGGCGATCCATAAGGCGAACTGA
- a CDS encoding YhdH/YhfP family quinone oxidoreductase — MSTFRAWRVHQNGDRIAGAVESLPLPVPGEGEVLIRAKWSGINYKDALGATGAGKILRRFPLTAGIDVAGTVAESRHPDWRVGQPVLVNGCGLGENHDGGFAECVCVPGDWVVALPDGLSTRDAMILGTAGFTAALALTRMEALGQTPEQGPVLVTGASGGVGNFAVQCLKRAGYTVHAVSGKPEAADWLQRLGADEVTTPEALGLGHRPLEKARWAGAVDSVGGELLAGICRHVDLFGNVAAIGLAAIGLAGGARLETTVMPHILRGVSLLGISSANCPQPLRRQVWARLGEALRPRHLDEVVDRVLPLEQLQGGFEDLLERRVRGRILVDLASPGRPDNQ, encoded by the coding sequence ATGTCCACATTCCGAGCCTGGCGTGTTCACCAGAATGGAGACCGAATTGCCGGGGCCGTGGAGTCGCTGCCACTGCCCGTTCCCGGCGAGGGCGAGGTCCTTATCCGCGCCAAGTGGTCCGGCATCAACTACAAGGATGCCCTGGGCGCCACGGGTGCGGGCAAGATCCTGCGCCGTTTCCCGCTCACGGCCGGTATCGACGTGGCCGGCACGGTGGCGGAGAGCCGGCACCCGGACTGGCGTGTTGGGCAGCCGGTGCTGGTCAACGGCTGCGGGCTGGGCGAGAACCACGATGGCGGCTTTGCCGAGTGCGTCTGCGTGCCCGGTGACTGGGTGGTCGCCCTGCCGGATGGGTTGTCCACCCGCGATGCGATGATTCTGGGCACGGCCGGCTTTACTGCCGCACTGGCCCTGACCCGCATGGAAGCGCTGGGCCAGACTCCGGAACAGGGCCCGGTGCTGGTCACCGGCGCCAGTGGCGGGGTGGGTAACTTCGCCGTGCAGTGTCTGAAGCGGGCCGGCTACACCGTGCACGCGGTCAGCGGCAAGCCGGAGGCCGCGGATTGGCTGCAACGTCTCGGGGCGGACGAGGTTACGACGCCGGAGGCGTTGGGCCTGGGGCATCGGCCGCTGGAGAAGGCCCGTTGGGCTGGTGCAGTGGACTCAGTGGGCGGTGAGCTGCTGGCGGGGATCTGCCGCCACGTGGACCTTTTCGGCAACGTGGCCGCCATCGGCCTGGCCGCCATCGGCCTGGCCGGCGGCGCCCGGCTGGAGACCACGGTGATGCCGCACATCCTGCGCGGTGTGAGCCTGCTGGGGATCAGCTCGGCCAACTGCCCGCAGCCGCTACGTCGTCAGGTGTGGGCACGGCTGGGTGAGGCGCTGCGGCCGCGCCATCTGGACGAAGTGGTGGATCGGGTCCTGCCGCTGGAGCAGTTGCAGGGCGGCTTTGAAGACCTGCTTGAACGCCGTGTCCGCGGTCGGATTCTGGTGGATCTGGCCTCACCCGGCCGACCGGATAATCAATGA
- the prpB gene encoding methylisocitrate lyase: MSDTTPGGRFRAALEANRPLPIVGTINAYTAMMAERVGHKAIYLSGGGVANASFGLPDLGMTTMNDVVQDAHRICGATDLPLLVDIDTGWGGAFNIARTVKEMQRAGVAAVHLEDQVAQKRCGHRPNKEIVSQQEMVDRVKAAADARIDPDFYLIARTDAFQKEGLDAAIERAAACIEAGADAIFAEAVHTLEDYRAFCERVDAPILANITEFGATPLFSQQELAEVGCQMVLYPLSAFRAMNAAALKVYQDIHEKGHQRDVVELMQTRDELYDFLNYHDFEQKLDALFEQDK, translated from the coding sequence ATGAGCGATACAACCCCCGGCGGCCGCTTTCGGGCCGCCCTGGAGGCCAACCGGCCGCTGCCCATCGTGGGCACCATCAATGCCTACACCGCCATGATGGCGGAGCGGGTGGGTCATAAGGCCATTTATCTGTCTGGTGGCGGGGTGGCCAACGCCTCCTTCGGTCTGCCGGACCTCGGCATGACCACCATGAACGACGTGGTGCAGGACGCCCACCGCATCTGCGGCGCCACCGATCTTCCCCTGCTGGTGGACATCGACACCGGTTGGGGCGGGGCCTTCAACATCGCCCGCACGGTTAAGGAGATGCAGCGGGCCGGGGTGGCGGCGGTGCACCTGGAGGATCAGGTGGCGCAGAAGCGCTGCGGGCACCGCCCCAACAAGGAGATCGTCTCCCAGCAGGAGATGGTGGATCGGGTGAAGGCGGCTGCCGATGCGCGCATCGATCCCGACTTTTACCTGATTGCCCGCACCGACGCCTTCCAGAAGGAGGGGCTGGACGCCGCCATCGAGCGGGCGGCCGCCTGCATCGAGGCCGGGGCCGACGCCATCTTCGCCGAGGCGGTGCACACCCTTGAAGACTACCGCGCCTTCTGCGAGCGGGTGGATGCGCCGATCCTGGCGAACATCACCGAGTTCGGGGCCACGCCGTTGTTTAGCCAGCAGGAGCTGGCGGAGGTGGGCTGCCAGATGGTGCTCTACCCGCTGTCCGCCTTCCGGGCCATGAACGCGGCGGCGCTGAAGGTCTACCAGGATATCCACGAAAAGGGCCATCAGCGGGATGTGGTCGAGCTGATGCAGACCCGTGACGAGCTCTACGATTTCCTGAATTACCACGACTTCGAACAGAAGCTGGACGCGCTGTTCGAGCAGGACAAGTAA
- the prpC gene encoding bifunctional 2-methylcitrate synthase/citrate synthase: protein MSDKKLGGAGLRGQSAGETALCTVGKGSGLTYRGYDVRELAEGATFEEVAYLLLKGELPTRAQLDAYTEKLKSLRGLPDALKTVLEQIPADAHPMDVMRTGASMLGNLETEQSFDEQQAATDRLLAVLPGIITYWYRYSHDGVRIDTATDDDSIGAQFLHLLHGEKPNSLHEKVMHASLILYAEHEFNASTFTARVCASTLSDIHSCVTGAIGSLRGPLHGGANEAAMAMIEQWGSADEAERELKGMLERKEKVMGFGHAIYRVSDPRNEIIKAWSKKLADEVGDTVLYPVSERVAQVMWDEKKLFPNADFFHASAYHFMGIPTKLFTPIFVMSRVTGWAAHIFEQRANNRIIRPSADYTGPDERPFTPIDQRG, encoded by the coding sequence ATGAGCGATAAAAAACTGGGCGGTGCCGGCCTGCGCGGCCAGTCCGCCGGCGAGACCGCACTGTGCACCGTGGGCAAGGGCTCCGGCCTGACCTATCGCGGCTACGACGTCCGCGAGCTGGCCGAGGGAGCCACGTTCGAAGAGGTGGCCTATCTGCTGCTGAAGGGCGAGCTGCCCACCCGGGCGCAGTTGGACGCCTATACCGAGAAACTGAAGAGCCTGCGTGGCCTGCCCGATGCGCTGAAGACCGTGCTTGAGCAGATCCCGGCGGACGCCCACCCCATGGACGTGATGCGTACCGGCGCCTCCATGCTGGGCAACCTGGAGACCGAGCAGAGCTTCGACGAGCAGCAGGCCGCCACCGACCGCTTGCTGGCCGTGCTGCCGGGGATCATCACCTATTGGTACCGCTACAGCCACGACGGCGTGCGCATCGACACCGCCACTGACGATGACTCCATCGGCGCCCAGTTCCTGCACCTGCTGCACGGCGAGAAGCCCAACAGCCTGCACGAGAAGGTGATGCACGCGTCGCTGATCCTGTACGCGGAGCACGAGTTCAACGCCTCCACCTTCACCGCCCGGGTCTGCGCCTCCACCCTGTCCGACATCCACTCCTGCGTCACCGGCGCCATCGGCTCCCTGCGCGGCCCGCTCCACGGCGGCGCCAACGAGGCGGCCATGGCCATGATCGAGCAGTGGGGCAGCGCCGATGAGGCCGAGCGCGAGCTCAAGGGCATGCTCGAGCGCAAGGAGAAGGTGATGGGCTTCGGTCACGCCATCTACCGCGTCTCCGATCCGCGCAACGAGATCATCAAGGCCTGGTCGAAGAAGCTGGCCGACGAAGTGGGCGACACCGTGCTCTACCCGGTCTCCGAGCGGGTGGCGCAGGTCATGTGGGACGAGAAGAAGCTCTTCCCCAACGCGGACTTCTTCCACGCCTCCGCCTACCACTTCATGGGCATCCCCACCAAGCTGTTCACCCCCATCTTCGTGATGTCTCGGGTGACCGGCTGGGCGGCCCACATCTTCGAGCAGCGGGCCAACAACCGCATCATCCGCCCCAGCGCGGACTACACTGGCCCCGACGAGCGGCCCTTCACCCCCATCGATCAGCGGGGCTGA